One region of Ptiloglossa arizonensis isolate GNS036 chromosome 8, iyPtiAriz1_principal, whole genome shotgun sequence genomic DNA includes:
- the Neur gene encoding E3 ubiquitin-protein ligase neur isoform X2, protein MSDLRSVTLRVRSSACNRTSRLADSQGSSGVFLGPVTVQEYPERGLGISWRYPRIPHHRSEVIKYRSGNARAASRVSRSSSTGTNNLPPLTFHQVHGDNITLCNGATIARRHESFCKGITFSARPVRVGEKVCVKFLEVFNNWSGVIRFGFTSNDPINLRNGLPRYVCPDLTNKPSYWAKALAERLVCQDAVLFYYVTSAGDVHFGVNGEEKGLFFSGVETRGPLWAIIDVYGNSTAIEFVDPNRQHFNNIRRGAEHSNEDNAQHSRHSAMDDARNAGRDIERIILPSMLNMSIHHEPDVELPGLRFQPAGVIFTPLPFHPTRGRNIRFSNQQCVATRTDTEFCHGYAFTGRPLLLGERLVVQILATEPMYIGALALGLTSCDPARLTAEDLPDDSDLLLDRPEYWVVSKNVASSPRPGDEIAFTVTHFGEVQMTKNGGPPNVVMHIDQSLQLWAFLDVYGSSLRVRMLASRPASPPRQRQSSNSSPATVVQQQQQQEQQQQQQQQQQQQQQQQQQQQYPNHSNVASDLSRFSDVVQFKPAVGGGTVLVVNLPPQTNCPTLPSSTPQPTYASARHRSNPHGHAPASTAAASASTSSSASASAAAPSTSHQGSSRQTSAPLASTMTVLGSSTYVEPVNYQSQDGTIGSKTSSHLQQWSESLQPPPSRPNECSICYERSINSVLYMCGHMCMCYTCAIQQWCGKGGGFCPLCRAPIRDVIRIYKS, encoded by the exons ATGTCTGATCTAAGATCCGTAACTTTGCGCGTTCGTTCGTCGGCGTGCAACAGGACCAGTCGTCTCGCGGATTCACAAGGATCCTCGGGTGTATTCCTTGGTCCAGTCACGGTCCAGGAATATCCTGAACGCGGCCTGGGAATATCCTGGCGGTATCCACGCATTCCGCATCACCGAAGCGAAGTTATAAAATACCGAAGTGGAAACGCTCGAGCTGCTTCGAGAG TATCAAGATCGTCCAGTACAGGTACCAACAATCTCCCACCGTTGACGTTCCATCAAGTTCATGGTGACAACATCACACTTTGCAATGGCGCCACCATCGCCAGAAGACACGAGAGCTTCTGCAAGGGCATCACGTTTAGTGCGAGGCCCGTACGAGTGGGTGAAAAG GTGTGCGTGAAGTTCCTCGAGGTCTTCAACAACTGGAGCGGCGTGATACGATTCGGTTTCACGAGCAATGACCCGATCAACCTTAGGAATGGCCTGCCTAGGTACGTCTGCCCCGACCTGACGAACAAACCCAGTTACTGGGCGAAGGCCCTAGCCGAGAGGTTGGTCTGTCAGGACGCTGTGTTGTTCTACTACGTTACGTCGGCTGGTGACGTGCACTTCGGTGTAAACGGTGAGGAGAAGGGATTGTTCTTCAGTGGCGTGGAGACCCGTGGCCCTTTGTGGGCCATCATCGACGTGTATGGCAACAGCACCGccatcgagttcgtcgatcccaaCAGGCAGCACTTCAACAACATCAGGAGAGGCGCCGAGCATAGCAACGAGGACAATGCGCAGCACAGCAGGCACTCGGCCATGGATGATGCCAGAAATGCTGGCAGGGACATCGAAAGGATCATCCTTCCGTCCATGCTGAACATGTCGATCCATCATGAGCCCGACGTTGAGCTGCCTGGACTCAGGTTTCAACCGGCCGGCGTCATCTTCACGCCGTTACCCTTCCATCC AACTCGGGGCAGGAACATCCGCTTCAGTAACCAACAGTGCGTGGCGACGCGCACGGACACGGAATTCTGTCACGGCTATGCATTCACGGGCCGACCGTTGCTACTTGGCGAACGACTGGTGGTGCAGATCTTGGCCACCGAGCCGATGTACATCGGTGCCCTGGCGTTGGGTCTAACCTCTTGCGATCCAGCGCGGCTCACCGCTGAAGACTTGCCCGACGACAGCGATCTCCTGCTGGATCGTCCGGAGTACTGGGTGGTCTCTAAGAACGTGGCCTCAAGCCCCCGTCCTGGCGACGAGATAGCCTTCACCGTAACCCACTTCGGAGAAGTTCAGATGACCAAGAACGGCGGCCCACCGAACGTGGTGATGCACATCGACCAGAGTCTGCAACTCTGGGCCTTTCTGGACGTGTATGGTAGCTCCCTGCGGGTCAGAATGTTGGCCAGCAGACCCGCATCGCCACCGCGGCAACGTCAGAGCAGCAACTCTTCGCCAGCTACCGTCGtccaacaacagcaacagcaagagcaacagcagcagcaacaacaacaacaacagcagcagcaacagcaacagcaacagcagcagtacCCGAACCACAGTAACGTGGCCAGCGATCTCTCCAGATTCTCCGATGTGGTTCAGTTCAAGCCGGCGGTAGGGGGCGGTACGGTTCTTGTGGTGAATCTACCGCCACAGACCAATTGTCCCACACTGCCCTCGTCCACGCCTCAGCCCACATACGCATCCGCGAGGCACAGAAGCAATCCTCATGGACACGCCCCGGCCAGCACAGCAGCAGCATCAGCATCAACATCGTCGTCAGCCTCGGCATCGGCAGCTGCGCCTTCAACGTCGCACCAAGGATCCTCCAGACAGACCTCAGCGCCATTGGCGAGCACTATGACCGTTCTGGGCTCTTCCACCTACGTGGAGCCGGTCAACTATCAGAGTCAAGACGGGACTATTGGCTCTAAGACGTCGTCGCACTTGCAACAGTGGAGCGAGAGCCTCCAACCCCCACCCAGTCGTCCCAACGAGTGCTCGATCTGCTACGAAAGAAGCATCAACAGCGTCCTCTACATGTGCGGACACATGTGCATGTGCTATACATGCGCTATTCAGCAGTGGTGCGGCAAGGGCGGCGGATTCTGCCCGCTCTGCAGGGCGCCCATCAGGGACGTGATTCGTATATACAAATCCTGA
- the Neur gene encoding E3 ubiquitin-protein ligase neur isoform X3 encodes MALSLSCQRPRRPLTINRATRVARLRLSGNIFVSRSSSTGTNNLPPLTFHQVHGDNITLCNGATIARRHESFCKGITFSARPVRVGEKVCVKFLEVFNNWSGVIRFGFTSNDPINLRNGLPRYVCPDLTNKPSYWAKALAERLVCQDAVLFYYVTSAGDVHFGVNGEEKGLFFSGVETRGPLWAIIDVYGNSTAIEFVDPNRQHFNNIRRGAEHSNEDNAQHSRHSAMDDARNAGRDIERIILPSMLNMSIHHEPDVELPGLRFQPAGVIFTPLPFHPTRGRNIRFSNQQCVATRTDTEFCHGYAFTGRPLLLGERLVVQILATEPMYIGALALGLTSCDPARLTAEDLPDDSDLLLDRPEYWVVSKNVASSPRPGDEIAFTVTHFGEVQMTKNGGPPNVVMHIDQSLQLWAFLDVYGSSLRVRMLASRPASPPRQRQSSNSSPATVVQQQQQQEQQQQQQQQQQQQQQQQQQQQYPNHSNVASDLSRFSDVVQFKPAVGGGTVLVVNLPPQTNCPTLPSSTPQPTYASARHRSNPHGHAPASTAAASASTSSSASASAAAPSTSHQGSSRQTSAPLASTMTVLGSSTYVEPVNYQSQDGTIGSKTSSHLQQWSESLQPPPSRPNECSICYERSINSVLYMCGHMCMCYTCAIQQWCGKGGGFCPLCRAPIRDVIRIYKS; translated from the exons TATCAAGATCGTCCAGTACAGGTACCAACAATCTCCCACCGTTGACGTTCCATCAAGTTCATGGTGACAACATCACACTTTGCAATGGCGCCACCATCGCCAGAAGACACGAGAGCTTCTGCAAGGGCATCACGTTTAGTGCGAGGCCCGTACGAGTGGGTGAAAAG GTGTGCGTGAAGTTCCTCGAGGTCTTCAACAACTGGAGCGGCGTGATACGATTCGGTTTCACGAGCAATGACCCGATCAACCTTAGGAATGGCCTGCCTAGGTACGTCTGCCCCGACCTGACGAACAAACCCAGTTACTGGGCGAAGGCCCTAGCCGAGAGGTTGGTCTGTCAGGACGCTGTGTTGTTCTACTACGTTACGTCGGCTGGTGACGTGCACTTCGGTGTAAACGGTGAGGAGAAGGGATTGTTCTTCAGTGGCGTGGAGACCCGTGGCCCTTTGTGGGCCATCATCGACGTGTATGGCAACAGCACCGccatcgagttcgtcgatcccaaCAGGCAGCACTTCAACAACATCAGGAGAGGCGCCGAGCATAGCAACGAGGACAATGCGCAGCACAGCAGGCACTCGGCCATGGATGATGCCAGAAATGCTGGCAGGGACATCGAAAGGATCATCCTTCCGTCCATGCTGAACATGTCGATCCATCATGAGCCCGACGTTGAGCTGCCTGGACTCAGGTTTCAACCGGCCGGCGTCATCTTCACGCCGTTACCCTTCCATCC AACTCGGGGCAGGAACATCCGCTTCAGTAACCAACAGTGCGTGGCGACGCGCACGGACACGGAATTCTGTCACGGCTATGCATTCACGGGCCGACCGTTGCTACTTGGCGAACGACTGGTGGTGCAGATCTTGGCCACCGAGCCGATGTACATCGGTGCCCTGGCGTTGGGTCTAACCTCTTGCGATCCAGCGCGGCTCACCGCTGAAGACTTGCCCGACGACAGCGATCTCCTGCTGGATCGTCCGGAGTACTGGGTGGTCTCTAAGAACGTGGCCTCAAGCCCCCGTCCTGGCGACGAGATAGCCTTCACCGTAACCCACTTCGGAGAAGTTCAGATGACCAAGAACGGCGGCCCACCGAACGTGGTGATGCACATCGACCAGAGTCTGCAACTCTGGGCCTTTCTGGACGTGTATGGTAGCTCCCTGCGGGTCAGAATGTTGGCCAGCAGACCCGCATCGCCACCGCGGCAACGTCAGAGCAGCAACTCTTCGCCAGCTACCGTCGtccaacaacagcaacagcaagagcaacagcagcagcaacaacaacaacaacagcagcagcaacagcaacagcaacagcagcagtacCCGAACCACAGTAACGTGGCCAGCGATCTCTCCAGATTCTCCGATGTGGTTCAGTTCAAGCCGGCGGTAGGGGGCGGTACGGTTCTTGTGGTGAATCTACCGCCACAGACCAATTGTCCCACACTGCCCTCGTCCACGCCTCAGCCCACATACGCATCCGCGAGGCACAGAAGCAATCCTCATGGACACGCCCCGGCCAGCACAGCAGCAGCATCAGCATCAACATCGTCGTCAGCCTCGGCATCGGCAGCTGCGCCTTCAACGTCGCACCAAGGATCCTCCAGACAGACCTCAGCGCCATTGGCGAGCACTATGACCGTTCTGGGCTCTTCCACCTACGTGGAGCCGGTCAACTATCAGAGTCAAGACGGGACTATTGGCTCTAAGACGTCGTCGCACTTGCAACAGTGGAGCGAGAGCCTCCAACCCCCACCCAGTCGTCCCAACGAGTGCTCGATCTGCTACGAAAGAAGCATCAACAGCGTCCTCTACATGTGCGGACACATGTGCATGTGCTATACATGCGCTATTCAGCAGTGGTGCGGCAAGGGCGGCGGATTCTGCCCGCTCTGCAGGGCGCCCATCAGGGACGTGATTCGTATATACAAATCCTGA
- the LOC143149999 gene encoding tubulin alpha-1 chain, which yields MGNACWELYCLEHGIQPDGMLPPQSCSNDDGFQTFFSETGGGKYVPRAVFLDLEPTVIDEVRTGTYHHLFHPEQLISGKEDAANNYGRGHNTLGKEIIELVLDRIRKIADTCSGLQGFLIFHAFGGGTGSGFTSLLMENLSMDYGKKAKLEFAIYPSPQISTAVVEPYNAILTTHTTLEHSDCAFLVDNEAIYDICRRNLDIERPTYTNLNRLIGQIVSSITASLRFDGALNVDLTEFQTNLVPYPRIHFPLATYAPIVSIEKAYHEQLTVMELTSACFEPAMQMVKCNPQKGKYMACCLLYRGDVVPKDVNASIATIKTKRAIQFVDWCPTGFKVGINYQPPTVVPGGDLAKVQRAMAMLANTTAIIEAWSRLNRKFDLMFGKRAFVHWYTNESMDMSEFQEAREDLAALEKDYEEVGMDSTDIGEGEGEN from the exons GAACGCTTGCTGGGAATTATATTGCCTGGAACATGGCATACAACCCGATGGCATGCTACCCCCTCAGAGTTGCTCCAATGACGATGGTTTCCAGACGTTTTTCAGTGAAACCGGTGGTGGAAAATACGTTCCACGAGCCGTGTTCTTGGATCTCGAGCCTACGGTCATAG ACGAAGTCCGTACTGGCACCTACCATCATCTCTTCCATCCAGAGCAACTGATCTCTGGCAAGGAGGACGCCGCGAACAATTACGGCAGGGGTCACAACACTCTGGGTAAGGAGATAATCGAGTTGGTGTTGGACAGGATACGCAAGATTGCAGACACGTGCAGTGGTCTGCAAGGATTCCTGATCTTTCACGCGTTCGGTGGCGGCACCGGGTCAGGATTTACCAGTCTACTCATGGAAAATCTTTCCATGGACTATGGGAAGAAGGCCAAGCTCGAATTTGCGATCTACCCTTCCCCACAGATCTCCACCGCGGTGGTGGAACCCTACAACGCGATCCTGACCACTCACACGACCCTCGAGCACTCGGATTGCGCGTTCCTGGTGGACAACGAGGCGATCTACGATATCTGCAGACGGAATCTGGACATCGAGAGGCCTACGTACACGAACCTGAACCGCCTGATCGGCCAGATTGTCTCCTCCATCACGGCCTCGTTGAGGTTCGACGGAGCCCTGAACGTCGACCTCACCGAGTTCCAGACGAACCTGGTCCCCTATCCCAGGATCCACTTCCCTCTGGCGACTTATGCACCAATAGTCTCCATCGAGAAGGCCTATCACGAGCAGCTCACCGTGATGGAGCTGACGTCCGCCTGCTTCGAGCCTGCCATGCAAATGGTCAAGTGCAACCCACAGAAAGGGAAGTATATGGCGTGTTGTCTGCTGTACAGAGGGGATGTGGTACCCAAAGACGTCAACGCGAGCATCGCGACGATCAAAACGAAAAGGGCGATTCAATTCGTCGATTGGTGTCCTACCGGGTTCAAG GTGGGCATTAATTATCAACCACCGACTGTAGTACCGGGTGGTGATCTCGCTAAAGTGCAGCGGGCCATGGCAATGCTTGCAAACACAACTGCCATCATTGAGGCATGGTCAAGGTTAAACAGAAAGTTCGATTTGATGTTTGGGAAACGAGCATTTGTCCACTG GTACACTAACGAGAGCATGGATATGAGCGAATTCCAAGAAGCCAGAGAGGACTTGGCCGCCTTAGAAAAGGACTACGAAGAAGTCGGCATGGACTCGACAGACATTGGTGAGGGTGAaggtgaaaattaa